In one Triplophysa dalaica isolate WHDGS20190420 chromosome 9, ASM1584641v1, whole genome shotgun sequence genomic region, the following are encoded:
- the si:dkey-202g17.3 gene encoding 4F2 cell-surface antigen heavy chain codes for MTLKVEGDPGYGSMSAGCRFTGLDDSETVPLLIQDTELSQHTWRPLNKEELEKCAGGPGWKKFRSRLVLAFWVGWVIMLGSAITVIVQTPRMVTPLLFWWQKDPFYRLQPELAVDPENGVSKQMSYLKSLGVGVLILEGKEVSLPNLTQIGRGLGTLPQFRQLMTESRKAGLRIMLDLCEMAPFEPVLSNDTEVRSVGSGYMQDSLRYWLEQGVSGFEFCDTDVTSVKAIMEWVVLMREFSSQDDERILMVRQTGVTLPEVTMSNLVNGSLVKMVTKSLIPPSHHLLSAPELAEAIETNLQMPQEDWPSWTVGGEVPWELQRTILVLIMTLPGTPIIKYGDEINPIQSLDELGRPLALFRSLSQSRAREEALRFGSFIFLPFNTTMSSSTLNATATPPLAFLRSWGCVQFLVVFNLGPESHAIDPEWARSLPDSGVFVTSTGLDRLGPVSLQSLELQPHEAIVIKLIHTDNSS; via the exons ATGACGCTGAAGGTGGAGGGTGATCCAGGCTATGGCAGCATGTCTGCAGGATGTCGATTCACGGGTCTGGATGACTCAGAGACGGTTCCCCTTCTTATTCAAGACACCGAGCTAAGCCAGCACACCTGGAGGCCGCTGAACAAAGAAGAGCTGGAGAAGTGCGCAGGTGGACCAGGATGGAAAAAGTTTCGTTCTCGTCTGGTTCTGGCCTTCTGGGTGGGTTGGGTGATCATGCTGGGAAGTGCAATCACAGTGATCGTTCAGACGCCGCGGATGGTGACTCCTCTGCTGTTCTGGTGGCAGAAGGATCCCTTCTATCGACTGCAACCAGAGCTCGCTGTGGATCCAGAGAACG GGGTGTCTAAGCAGATGTCGTACCTGAAATCACTGGGGGTCGGGGTCCTGATTCTGGAGGGTAAGGAGGTCTCCCTGCCGAACCTGACGCAGATTGGTCGAGGTCTAGGCACTCTTCCACAATTCAGACAGCTTATGACAGAAAGTCGTAAAGCAG GTCTGAGAATAATGTTGGACCTTTGCGAAATGGCCCCGTTTGAACCAGTATTGAGCAATGACACTGAGGTTCGGTCAGTTGGTTCAGGATACATGCAG GACTCCCTAAGATATTGGCTGGAACAAGGTGTGTCAGGGTTTGAATTCTGCGACACAGACGTGACCTCTGTGAAG GCGATAATGGAGTGGGTTGTCCTGATGCGAGAGTTCAGTTCACAAGATGACGAAAG aattttgATGGTGAGGCAAACAGGTGTCACACTTCCAGAAGTCACTATGTCCAATCTTGTTAACGGTTCACTGGTGAAGATGGTTACAAAATCATTGATTCCACCATCGCATCATCTGCTGTCGGCTCCTGAATTGGCTGAAGCCATAGAAACCAATCTGCAGATGCCACAAGAAGACTGGCCAAGCTGGACT GTCGGTGGAGAAGTACCCTGGGAGCTGCAGAGAACGATTCTCGTTCTGATAATGACTTTACCTGGAACTCCCATCATCAAATATGGAGATGAGATTAATCCAATACAG AGTTTGGATGAGCTCGGACGTCCTCTCGCTTTGTTCCGTTCTCTGAGTCAGTCACGTGCCCGTGAAGAGGCTCTCCGCTTCGGCAGCTTCATCTTCCTCCCCTTCAACACCACCATGTCTTCCTCCACCCTCAATGCCACAGCCACTCCTCCTCTAGCGTTTCTGCGCTCATGGGGCTGCGTTCAATTCCTGGTGGTGTTTAATTTGGGACCTGAATCCCACGCTATTGACCCGGAGTGGGCTCGGAGTCTACCTGATAGCGGGGTGTTTGTTACCAGCACTGGTCTTGACCGACTGGGCCCTGTGTCTCTTCAGTCATTAGAACTGCAGCCACATGAGGCCATTGTCATAAAACTTATTCACACCGATAACTCTTCCTGA